DNA sequence from the Candidatus Atribacteria bacterium genome:
CGATGACTATTTTGAAGTACTGCGGATGTTGTTATTTATGATCTAAAAAGATAAAAGATTAAAATATTTTACAATTATCAAGCAGATTTTTTCGATTTTATATCCTATTAATGGTATTATAATAATAAAAAAACTAAAAGAACAAACGAGTTTTAATAATTGAACCAATAATTAAAGCTAATTAAGACAAGGGTCATTTAAGTTGTATTAATTTTAACAAATGAGGGTTAATTGTGGCTGAAAATTTTTTATCCATTTATGAAGCTCTTCCTTATTTACTAAGAGGTTCTCTGGTAACTATCGGATTAGTCGGAGGAGCTCTGGCCTTGGGATTAACTTTAGGAATTCCTATGGCTATTGGCCAGGCTTATGGCCATAAGTACAGTGCTGGCTTGATTTCGTTTTATGTCTGGTTCTTCCGGGGACTTCCCGTCTTAGTCCTTCTTTTTCTTTTCTATTTCGGACTGTTTGCGGCTTTAGGTCTTGATTTATCGGCTTTTACTGCCGGTATTTTAGTGTTGGGCTTAAGAAGCGCCGCTTATCAATCACAAATTTTTCGAGGAGCTATTCACTCACTGGGCGAAGGGCAGATGTTGGCTGCTCTATCTTTGGGAATGAGTAGAACCAAAGCTGCTTGGCATATTATTTTACCCCAGGCCTTGAGAATTTCTATCCCCGGATGGTCTAATGAATATTCTATAATTTTAAAAGATTCAGCGGTTACTTATGCCATAGGATTAATGGAGATAATGACCAGGGGAAAATTTATTGCTACTCGGACTTTTAAACCTATGCCGATCTTTCTTACCTGTGCTTTGATTTTTCTTATTTTAACTTACGGAGGAGTAA
Encoded proteins:
- a CDS encoding amino acid ABC transporter permease, yielding MAENFLSIYEALPYLLRGSLVTIGLVGGALALGLTLGIPMAIGQAYGHKYSAGLISFYVWFFRGLPVLVLLFLFYFGLFAALGLDLSAFTAGILVLGLRSAAYQSQIFRGAIHSLGEGQMLAALSLGMSRTKAAWHIILPQALRISIPGWSNEYSIILKDSAVTYAIGLMEIMTRGKFIATRTFKPMPIFLTCALIFLILTYGGVKLLNLLEKKVRIPGYGTEREGIY